A DNA window from Chelativorans sp. AA-79 contains the following coding sequences:
- a CDS encoding TrkH family potassium uptake protein: MHGSIVRAAAYVASIFSLYIAGVMLIPAAVDLYYGHSDWQIFAVCSVTTGAIALTVAAATRDRTPVRSTRLAFLLVVVLWVTLGVIAALPLYAALDITFAGAVFESISAITTTGSTVLSGLDELPPGLLLWRSLLNGIGGLGVVVLGLFFLPFLNVGSFSYFQIESSDIEERPFDRLASFLRALVAIYLVLVVLCAVSYALAGMSTFDAINHSMTTIATGGFSTHDASFGYFDSKPILWVSIVFMILGALPFSILILFVVRGRLDALRDPQIRLFLTYTAVIVLAVAIHRRVVNEIPFGDALTSSAFNLVSIITTTGYSSEDYTLWEPFAVVMVFFATFLGGCSGSTSGAIKAYRFFVLGRMLQNGLRTLIYGRSVQPLRYGTRIIDEEMQRSVVLFMIAFFAVWVAGSIALAAGNLDILTAITATLTALTNVGPGLGPIVGPAGNFSTLNDYALWILSASMLLGRLEILAVLVLLTPTFWRN, encoded by the coding sequence GTGCACGGTTCCATCGTCCGGGCGGCCGCCTATGTGGCCTCCATCTTCTCCCTCTATATCGCCGGGGTGATGCTCATTCCCGCGGCGGTCGACCTCTATTACGGCCATAGCGATTGGCAGATCTTCGCGGTCTGCTCCGTCACCACCGGCGCCATCGCGCTCACCGTGGCGGCGGCGACGCGCGACCGCACGCCAGTGCGCTCGACGCGTCTTGCTTTCCTGCTCGTCGTGGTGCTGTGGGTCACGCTCGGCGTCATCGCCGCTTTGCCGCTCTATGCGGCTCTGGACATCACATTCGCCGGCGCGGTCTTCGAATCCATTTCCGCCATCACCACGACGGGATCCACCGTGCTCTCCGGCCTCGATGAACTGCCACCTGGCCTTCTGCTCTGGCGGTCGCTTCTGAACGGGATCGGCGGCCTCGGCGTCGTGGTGCTCGGACTCTTCTTTCTGCCCTTCCTCAATGTCGGCAGCTTCTCCTATTTCCAGATCGAATCCTCGGATATAGAGGAGCGTCCCTTCGATCGCCTCGCGAGCTTCCTGCGCGCACTCGTGGCCATCTATCTCGTGCTGGTGGTGCTTTGCGCCGTGAGCTACGCTCTGGCCGGCATGAGCACCTTCGACGCAATCAATCATTCGATGACGACGATCGCCACCGGAGGTTTCTCCACCCATGACGCCTCATTCGGATATTTCGACAGCAAGCCCATCCTCTGGGTCTCCATCGTTTTCATGATCCTGGGCGCCCTGCCCTTCTCCATCCTGATTCTCTTCGTCGTGCGCGGCCGGCTCGATGCCCTCCGCGATCCCCAGATCCGGCTGTTTCTCACCTACACGGCCGTGATCGTGCTCGCGGTCGCCATCCACAGGCGAGTCGTGAACGAAATTCCCTTCGGCGATGCGCTCACGAGTTCGGCGTTCAACCTCGTGTCCATCATCACCACGACAGGTTATTCAAGCGAGGACTACACGCTTTGGGAGCCGTTCGCGGTCGTCATGGTCTTCTTCGCGACCTTTCTCGGCGGCTGTTCCGGCTCCACCTCGGGGGCGATCAAGGCCTACCGCTTCTTCGTCCTCGGACGCATGCTGCAGAACGGGCTGCGCACCCTGATCTACGGGCGCTCGGTGCAGCCGCTACGATACGGCACACGCATCATCGACGAGGAGATGCAGCGCTCGGTCGTGCTCTTCATGATCGCATTCTTCGCGGTATGGGTCGCCGGCAGCATCGCACTTGCGGCCGGCAATCTCGATATCCTGACGGCGATCACGGCGACGCTCACCGCGCTCACCAATGTGGGCCCCGGGCTCGGACCGATCGTCGGCCCGGCCGGGAACTTTTCCACCTTGAATGATTACGCCCTGTGGATCCTTTCAGCGAGTATGCTGCTCGGCCGCCTGGAGATCCTTGCCGTCCTCGTGCTTCTCACGCCAACCTTCTGGCGCAACTAG
- a CDS encoding protein-L-isoaspartate O-methyltransferase — protein sequence MNADFSAQREMMIEGQLRTQDVTSVPLIQAVREIPREVFVPGRRKSLAYMDEDLEVAAASGESPARYLMEPARFGKMVQLAAIKPSDLVLDIGCATGYSTAVLSKIASFVVALECDPSLAETASSLLAELDCVNTTVVTGPLEKGHVEEAPYDVIFIGGAVDYVPDSLLDQLAEGGRLVVVIGQGNAARVHFFVKEDGVVSSRTEFNAAVKPLPGFKLEKGFVF from the coding sequence ATGAATGCCGATTTTTCCGCGCAGCGCGAAATGATGATCGAGGGGCAGCTGCGCACACAGGATGTGACCTCCGTCCCTCTTATCCAAGCGGTGCGCGAAATCCCCCGCGAGGTCTTCGTACCGGGGCGCCGCAAGAGCCTCGCCTATATGGACGAGGATCTGGAGGTCGCCGCGGCATCCGGCGAAAGCCCCGCGCGCTATCTCATGGAACCTGCGCGGTTCGGCAAGATGGTGCAGCTCGCAGCCATCAAGCCGTCCGACCTCGTGCTCGATATCGGCTGCGCCACCGGCTATTCCACCGCGGTCCTTTCCAAGATCGCGAGTTTCGTGGTGGCGCTGGAATGTGATCCGTCCCTTGCCGAAACGGCTTCCTCCCTGCTTGCTGAGCTCGATTGCGTGAATACGACAGTCGTCACCGGCCCGCTGGAAAAGGGCCACGTGGAAGAGGCGCCTTATGACGTGATTTTCATCGGCGGGGCGGTCGACTATGTTCCTGATTCGCTGCTCGACCAATTGGCTGAGGGAGGGCGGCTGGTGGTCGTCATCGGTCAGGGAAACGCGGCGCGAGTACATTTTTTCGTCAAGGAAGACGGGGTAGTGTCTTCACGGACGGAGTTCAATGCTGCGGTCAAGCCGCTGCCGGGCTTCAAACTGGAAAAGGGGTTCGTGTTCTAG
- a CDS encoding sugar phosphorylase has product MKVRELLDRLKDAPPEAQVLVAEVDEAFAADIVAVDLIEHARRGSPGRGGETVELAEGSEEVIVIRW; this is encoded by the coding sequence GTGAAAGTTCGTGAACTCTTGGACAGACTGAAGGATGCACCTCCCGAAGCACAGGTCCTCGTCGCCGAGGTCGACGAGGCCTTTGCCGCCGATATCGTGGCGGTGGACCTGATCGAGCACGCCAGACGCGGCAGTCCGGGCCGCGGCGGCGAGACAGTCGAACTCGCCGAGGGAAGTGAAGAGGTGATCGTCATCCGCTGGTGA